A section of the Labrus bergylta chromosome 21, fLabBer1.1, whole genome shotgun sequence genome encodes:
- the kcnj2a gene encoding inward rectifier potassium channel 2a, translated as MGSVRASRYSIVSSEEDGMKLATMAVPNGYGNGKAKVQTRRQPQSRFVKKDGHCNVQFVNVSEKGQRYLADIFTTCVDVRWRWMFIIFCLAFLLSWLFFGCVFWLVAIFHGDLESDGQKCVSNVGSFTAAFLFSIETQTTIGYGYRYVTDECPVAVFMVVFQSIVGCIIDAFIIGAVMAKMAKPKKRNETLVFSHNATVAMRDSKLCLMWRVGNLRKSHLVEAHVRAQLLKSRTTAEGEYIPLDQMDIDVGFDSGVDRIFLVSPITIVHEINEDSPFYDVSRQDLESLDFEIVVILEGMVEATAMTTQCRSSYVAGEILWGHRFEPVLFEEKSYYKVDYSRFHKTYEVPSTPLCSARDLAEKKYILSNSNSFCYENEMALESKEDADEGNGGSVGPDGTQTDNISENEHSQATVPLEPRPLRRESEI; from the coding sequence CGAGGCGCCAGCCGCAGAGTCGCTTCGTCAAGAAGGACGGCCACTGCAACGTGCAGTTCGTCAACGTGAGCGAGAAGGGCCAGCGCTACCTCGCCGACATCTTCACCACGTGCGTGGACGTCCGCTGGCGCTGGATGTTCATCATCTTCTGCCTCGCCTTCCTCCTCTCGTGGCTCTTCTTCGGCTGCGTCTTCTGGCTCGTGGCCATCTTCCACGGCGACCTGGAGAGCGACGGGCAGAAGTGCGTCTCCAACGTGGGCAGCTTCACCGCCGCCTTCCTCTTCTCCATCGAGACGCAGACCACCATCGGCTACGGCTACCGCTACGTGACGGACGAGTGCCCCGTCGCCGTCTTCATGGTGGTCTTCCAGAGCATCGTGGGCTGCATCATCGACGCCTTCATCATCGGCGCCGTCATGGCCAAGATGGCGAAGCCCAAGAAGCGGAACGAGACGCTGGTGTTCAGCCACAACGCCACGGTCGCCATGCGGGACAGCAAGCTGTGCCTGATGTGGCGCGTGGGCAACCTGAGGAAGAGCCACCTGGTGGAGGCGCACGTGCGGGCGCAGCTCCTGAAGTCGCGCACGACGGCGGAGGGCGAGTACATCCCCCTCGACCAGATGGACATAGACGTCGGCTTCGACAGCGGCGTCGACCGCATCTTCCTCGTCTCGCCGATCACCATCGTGCACGAGATCAACGAGGACAGCCCCTTCTACGACGTGAGCCGACAGGACCTGGAGAGCCTGGACTTCGAGATCGTGGTCATCCTGGAGGGCATGGTGGAGGCGACCGCCATGACCACGCAGTGCCGCAGCTCCTACGTGGCCGGCGAGATCCTCTGGGGCCACCGCTTCGAGCCCGTGCTCTTCGAGGAGAAGAGCTACTACAAGGTGGACTACTCGCGCTTCCACAAGACGTACGAGGTGCCGAGCACGCCGCTGTGCAGCGCCCGGGACCTCGCAGAGAAGAAGTACATCCTCTCCAACTCCAACTCCTTCTGCTACGAGAACGAGATGGCGCTGGAGAGCAAAGAGGACGCCGACGAGGGGAACGGCGGCAGCGTGGGGCCCGACGGCACGCAGACGGACAACATCTCGGAGAACGAGCACAGCCAGGCCACGGTGCCCCTCGAGCCGCGGCCCCTCAGGCGAGAATCAGAAATATGA